The following coding sequences are from one Bradyrhizobium sp. WSM471 window:
- the mfd gene encoding transcription-repair coupling factor: MKQGMKSPAELLTPGRALTLANVAEGAEGLVVSDLARAIAARPKKPAVSLAVVCRDGPRMQQLERALQFFAPDLPVLTFPAWDCQPYDRVSPHGGVLAQRLTTLARLASLTGSDKPLIVLTTVNAVVQRVPARELVAAQALSVAPGNVVPMDTIIAWLEHNGYNRSSTVREPGEYAVRGGILDLFPAGLDQPVRFDFFGDSLESIRTFDAETQRTLLDMRALDLVPISEFQLVTDTIRRFRMGYVAEFGAPERDDALYEAVSEGRRHPGMEHWLPLFQDRMDTLFDYLQGAAVAIEPQAEDAIRERFKQILDYYQARRDAMEHPGGGAIYKPLPPDRLYLTEEEWGKRESGMPLVRLTQFSVPADGTSVVDAGARKGRDFAPERNDNKVNVFEAVVAHVHGLLTSRKKVVIALWTEGSRDRMISMLRDHKLTPVTSVNSWRTVQATPRNETMLAVLGLESGFETDEIALISEQDILGDRLVRPRKASRKLDNFISEVTSLAAGDIVVHVDHGIGRFIGLQTLDVAGAPHDCLELHYAAETKLFLPVENIELLSRYGSDQTSVELDRLGGSGWQTRKAKLKNRIREIAGELIKIAAERHLHEAPKLPVQPGLYDEFCARFPYDETEDQLGAIESTLKDLELGRPMDRLICGDVGFGKTEVALRAAFAVALEGKQVAVVVPTTLLARQHYKTFTERFKGFPVQVAQASRLVPAKQLNLVKKGLTDGAVDIVVGTHALLSKSIKFRDLGLLIVDEEQHFGVTHKERLKQLRAEVHVLTLSATPIPRTLQLALTGVRELSIIASPPVDRLAVRTFVAPHDPLMIREALLRERYRGGQAFYVVPRIDDLAEVKDFLDKNVPEMKVAVAHGQMPPAVIEDIMTAFYDGKFDILLSTTIVESGLDIPNANTLIVHRADMFGLAQLYQLRGRVGRSKLRAYALFTLPAQQKITAQAERRLTVLQSLETLGAGFQLASHDLDIRGAGNILGEQQSGHIKEVGFELYQSMLEEAIVNLKAGVSEPAADRWSPTITIGMPVLIPEDYVGDLSVRLSLYRRLADLDSEEEIENFGAEMRDRFGVLPDEVRYLFKVAAIKAFCRQANVGKIDAGPKGAVIAFRDNSFAHPDRLVSFIRSHGQAAKVRPDMKVVFLQDWETPEERLAGTTEIMRQLAQLAQSKKAA, from the coding sequence ATGAAGCAGGGGATGAAATCGCCGGCCGAGCTGCTCACGCCCGGCCGCGCGCTGACGCTTGCCAATGTCGCCGAGGGTGCCGAGGGCCTCGTCGTCTCCGATCTCGCGCGCGCCATCGCGGCGCGGCCGAAGAAGCCGGCTGTCAGCCTCGCGGTGGTCTGCCGCGACGGGCCGCGGATGCAGCAGCTCGAACGGGCCCTGCAATTCTTCGCGCCCGATTTGCCCGTGCTGACCTTCCCGGCCTGGGACTGCCAACCCTATGACCGCGTCTCGCCCCATGGCGGCGTCCTCGCGCAGCGCCTGACGACGCTGGCGCGCCTTGCGTCACTGACCGGCAGCGACAAGCCGCTGATCGTGCTGACCACGGTGAACGCCGTCGTCCAGCGCGTGCCGGCGCGCGAGCTCGTCGCGGCGCAGGCGCTGTCGGTCGCGCCGGGCAACGTCGTGCCGATGGACACCATCATCGCCTGGCTCGAGCACAACGGCTACAACCGCTCCTCGACCGTGCGCGAGCCCGGCGAATATGCCGTGCGCGGCGGCATTCTGGACCTGTTTCCGGCCGGCCTCGACCAGCCCGTCCGTTTCGATTTCTTCGGCGACAGCCTGGAATCGATCCGCACCTTCGATGCCGAGACCCAGCGCACGCTGCTCGACATGCGCGCGCTCGATCTCGTGCCGATCTCCGAATTCCAGCTCGTCACCGACACCATCCGTCGCTTTCGCATGGGCTATGTCGCCGAGTTCGGCGCGCCCGAGCGCGACGATGCGCTCTACGAGGCCGTCAGCGAGGGGCGCCGTCATCCCGGCATGGAGCATTGGCTGCCGCTGTTCCAGGACCGCATGGATACGCTGTTCGACTATCTGCAAGGGGCAGCCGTCGCGATCGAGCCGCAGGCCGAGGACGCCATCCGCGAGCGCTTCAAGCAGATCCTCGACTATTACCAGGCCCGCCGCGATGCCATGGAGCATCCGGGCGGCGGTGCCATCTACAAGCCGCTGCCGCCTGACAGGCTCTATCTGACCGAGGAGGAGTGGGGCAAGCGCGAGAGCGGGATGCCGTTGGTGCGGCTGACGCAGTTTTCGGTGCCTGCCGATGGTACCAGCGTGGTCGATGCCGGCGCACGCAAGGGACGAGACTTCGCCCCGGAGCGCAACGACAATAAGGTCAATGTCTTCGAAGCCGTCGTCGCACATGTGCATGGGCTGCTGACAAGCCGCAAGAAGGTGGTCATCGCGCTCTGGACGGAGGGCTCGCGCGACCGCATGATTTCGATGCTGCGCGATCACAAGCTCACGCCTGTGACCAGCGTCAACAGCTGGCGCACGGTGCAGGCGACCCCGCGCAACGAGACCATGCTCGCCGTGCTCGGCCTTGAAAGCGGTTTCGAGACCGACGAGATCGCGCTCATCAGCGAGCAGGATATCCTTGGCGATCGCCTGGTCCGGCCGCGCAAGGCGAGCCGCAAGCTCGACAATTTCATCTCGGAGGTGACGAGCCTCGCCGCCGGCGACATCGTGGTTCACGTCGATCACGGCATCGGCCGCTTCATCGGCTTGCAGACGCTCGACGTCGCCGGCGCGCCACATGACTGCCTCGAGCTGCATTATGCCGCCGAGACCAAGCTGTTCCTGCCGGTCGAGAACATCGAGCTGCTGTCGCGCTATGGCTCCGACCAGACCTCGGTCGAACTCGATCGTCTCGGCGGCTCGGGCTGGCAGACGCGCAAGGCCAAGCTCAAGAACCGCATCCGCGAGATCGCGGGCGAGCTGATCAAGATCGCCGCCGAGCGCCACCTGCACGAGGCGCCAAAGCTGCCGGTGCAGCCGGGCCTCTATGACGAGTTCTGCGCGCGCTTCCCCTATGACGAGACCGAGGATCAGCTTGGCGCGATCGAGTCCACGCTGAAGGACCTCGAGCTCGGCCGTCCCATGGACCGGCTGATCTGCGGCGACGTCGGCTTCGGCAAGACCGAGGTGGCCTTGCGCGCCGCCTTCGCGGTGGCGCTCGAAGGCAAGCAGGTCGCGGTCGTGGTTCCGACCACGCTGCTCGCCCGTCAGCACTACAAGACGTTCACCGAGCGTTTCAAGGGTTTCCCGGTGCAGGTGGCGCAGGCCTCGCGGCTGGTCCCGGCCAAGCAGCTCAATCTGGTCAAGAAGGGCCTCACCGACGGCGCGGTCGATATCGTCGTCGGCACCCACGCGCTGCTCAGCAAGTCGATCAAGTTCCGCGATCTCGGGCTGCTGATCGTCGACGAGGAGCAGCATTTCGGCGTCACCCACAAGGAGCGGCTGAAGCAGCTCCGCGCCGAGGTGCACGTGCTGACGCTGTCGGCGACGCCGATCCCGCGCACGCTTCAATTGGCGCTCACCGGCGTGCGCGAGCTCTCGATCATCGCATCGCCCCCGGTCGACCGCCTCGCGGTCCGCACCTTCGTCGCCCCGCACGATCCGCTGATGATCCGCGAGGCGCTGCTGCGCGAGCGCTATCGCGGCGGCCAGGCGTTCTACGTGGTGCCGCGTATCGACGACCTCGCCGAGGTCAAGGACTTCCTCGACAAGAACGTGCCGGAGATGAAGGTCGCGGTCGCGCACGGGCAGATGCCGCCCGCCGTGATCGAGGACATCATGACCGCGTTCTACGACGGCAAGTTCGACATCCTGCTGTCGACCACGATCGTGGAATCCGGCCTCGACATCCCCAACGCCAACACGCTGATCGTGCATCGCGCCGACATGTTCGGCCTCGCCCAACTCTATCAGCTCCGTGGCCGCGTCGGCCGTTCCAAGCTGCGGGCCTATGCGCTGTTCACGCTGCCGGCGCAGCAGAAGATCACGGCGCAGGCCGAGCGCCGGCTCACGGTGCTGCAATCGCTGGAGACGCTGGGCGCAGGCTTCCAGCTCGCCTCGCACGACCTCGATATCCGCGGCGCCGGCAACATCCTGGGCGAGCAGCAGTCCGGCCATATCAAGGAGGTCGGCTTCGAGCTCTACCAGTCGATGCTGGAGGAGGCGATCGTCAACCTCAAGGCTGGCGTGTCGGAGCCCGCCGCCGATCGCTGGTCGCCGACCATCACGATCGGCATGCCCGTGCTCATACCGGAGGACTATGTCGGCGATCTCTCGGTGCGGCTGTCGCTCTACCGGCGGCTCGCCGACCTCGACAGCGAGGAGGAGATCGAGAACTTCGGCGCCGAGATGCGCGATCGTTTCGGCGTGCTGCCGGACGAGGTGCGCTATCTGTTCAAGGTCGCCGCGATCAAGGCGTTCTGCCGGCAGGCCAATGTCGGCAAGATCGACGCCGGCCCGAAGGGCGCCGTCATCGCCTTCCGCGACAATTCCTTTGCTCACCCCGATCGCCTGGTGAGCTTCATCCGCAGCCACGGCCAGGCCGCGAAGGTGCGGCCCGACATGAAGGTGGTGTTCCTGCAGGACTGGGAGACGCCGGAAGAGCGTCTCGCCGGCACCACCGAGATCATGCGCCAGCTGGCGCAGCTCGCGCAGAGCAAGAAGGCGGCGTAG
- a CDS encoding succinate dehydrogenase assembly factor 2 has product MTGTTRSSNGLDDRRKRLLFRCWHRGTREMDLILGRFADAEIGNLSEDELTQLEALLEEADPDLYAAITGDKVLAAEIIGPLFARIKAFPIADRDV; this is encoded by the coding sequence ATGACGGGAACGACACGATCGAGCAACGGGCTGGACGACCGCCGCAAGCGGCTTCTGTTCCGCTGCTGGCACCGCGGCACGCGCGAGATGGACCTGATCCTCGGTCGCTTCGCGGATGCCGAGATCGGCAATCTGTCCGAAGACGAGCTGACGCAGCTCGAGGCCCTGCTCGAAGAGGCCGATCCCGACCTCTATGCCGCCATCACCGGCGACAAGGTGCTTGCCGCCGAAATCATCGGCCCGCTTTTTGCGCGCATCAAGGCGTTTCCGATCGCGGACCGCGACGTATGA
- the recG gene encoding ATP-dependent DNA helicase RecG — translation MRPSLLNPLFAPVTSLPGVGPKQDKLLQYLLSRNETPRLVDLLLHLPSQVIDRRARPKIRDAVQGTMVTLEVTVDRHRPPPPRNARAPYLVYASDDTGDVVLTFFRAKPGYVEKLLPIGEKRFVSGTLQMYDGIPQIVHPDRVLDEEAISKLSGIDPVYPLTEGLALGSLRRAVAQALQKLPALPEWISPEVLRRCSFPPISEALTRMHQPVELTDILPDQPFWSRLAFDELLAGQLALALIRAQLRRPAGVRNAGDGQLRNKIIDALPYALTSSQRDAAAAIANDLQQPVRMLRLLQGDVGSGKTVVALLAAAAVTEVGKQAALMAPTEILARQHIKTITPLAERAGMRVAILTGREKGKERRDLLAQLEAGEIDLLVGTHALIQDDVIFKDLALAVVDEQHRFGVRERLALTSKGEAVDVLVLSATPIPRTLVLTYFGDMDISELREKPAGRQPIETRTISMSRLGEVTDSIGRALESGKLVYWICPLVEESEAEGTEHLTNATKRFESLQKRFGERVGLVHGQMKGTEKDRVMGQFAAHEIGLLVATTVVEVGVDVPAATIMVIENAERFGLAQLHQLRGRIGRGSEASTCLLLYSEPLGEMSKARLKVIRETTDGFRIAEEDLKLRGEGDVLGVRQSGLPGYRIARSEVHGQLITQARDEALRILKDDPKLKGERGEALRCLLYLYERDEAIPLIGAG, via the coding sequence ATGCGCCCCAGCCTGCTCAATCCGCTGTTTGCCCCCGTGACCAGCCTGCCCGGCGTCGGTCCGAAGCAGGACAAGCTGCTGCAATATCTGCTGAGCCGCAATGAGACGCCGCGGCTGGTCGATCTGTTGCTGCATTTGCCGAGCCAGGTCATCGACCGCCGGGCACGGCCGAAGATCCGCGACGCCGTGCAAGGAACCATGGTGACGCTGGAGGTCACCGTCGACCGCCACCGCCCGCCCCCGCCGCGCAATGCGCGCGCGCCCTACCTCGTCTACGCCAGCGACGATACCGGCGACGTCGTGCTGACGTTCTTCCGCGCCAAGCCCGGCTATGTCGAAAAGCTGCTGCCAATTGGGGAGAAGCGCTTCGTCTCCGGCACGCTGCAGATGTACGACGGCATCCCGCAGATCGTGCATCCCGACCGGGTGCTGGACGAGGAGGCGATTTCAAAACTCTCCGGCATCGATCCCGTCTATCCCTTGACCGAAGGCCTTGCGCTCGGCTCGCTGCGCCGCGCGGTCGCGCAGGCGCTGCAGAAGCTGCCGGCGCTGCCGGAATGGATCAGCCCGGAGGTGCTGCGCCGCTGCAGCTTCCCGCCGATCTCGGAGGCGCTCACCCGCATGCATCAGCCGGTCGAGCTCACCGACATTCTGCCCGACCAGCCGTTCTGGTCGCGCCTCGCCTTCGACGAACTCCTCGCCGGGCAACTTGCGCTTGCCCTGATTCGCGCGCAATTGCGGCGCCCGGCCGGTGTGCGCAACGCCGGCGACGGGCAGCTCCGCAACAAGATCATCGATGCCCTGCCCTATGCGCTGACGTCATCCCAGCGCGACGCCGCGGCCGCCATCGCCAATGATCTGCAACAACCCGTGCGCATGTTGCGCCTGCTCCAGGGTGACGTCGGCTCCGGCAAGACCGTGGTCGCGCTGCTCGCCGCCGCTGCGGTCACCGAGGTCGGCAAGCAGGCCGCCCTGATGGCGCCGACCGAAATTCTGGCCCGTCAGCACATCAAGACCATCACGCCGCTCGCCGAGCGCGCGGGCATGCGGGTGGCGATCCTCACCGGCCGCGAAAAGGGCAAGGAGCGGCGGGACCTGCTGGCACAACTCGAAGCCGGCGAGATCGACCTGCTCGTCGGCACCCATGCGCTGATCCAGGACGACGTGATCTTCAAGGATCTCGCCCTCGCCGTCGTCGACGAACAGCATCGTTTTGGTGTGCGCGAGCGGCTGGCGCTGACGTCAAAGGGCGAGGCAGTCGACGTGCTGGTGCTGAGCGCAACGCCGATCCCGCGCACGCTGGTGCTGACTTATTTCGGCGACATGGACATCAGCGAGCTCAGGGAGAAGCCCGCCGGCCGCCAGCCCATCGAAACCCGCACCATATCGATGAGCCGCCTCGGCGAGGTTACCGACAGCATCGGCCGCGCGCTCGAATCCGGCAAGCTGGTCTACTGGATCTGCCCGCTGGTCGAGGAATCGGAGGCCGAGGGTACAGAGCACCTCACCAATGCGACCAAGCGCTTCGAAAGCCTGCAAAAGCGTTTCGGCGAGCGCGTCGGCCTCGTCCACGGCCAGATGAAGGGCACCGAGAAGGACCGCGTGATGGGCCAGTTCGCCGCCCACGAGATCGGCCTGCTGGTCGCGACCACCGTCGTCGAGGTCGGTGTCGACGTGCCGGCGGCGACCATCATGGTGATCGAGAACGCCGAACGCTTTGGCCTCGCCCAACTTCACCAATTGCGCGGCCGCATCGGGCGCGGCTCGGAGGCCTCGACCTGTCTTCTGCTCTACTCCGAGCCGCTCGGCGAGATGTCGAAGGCGCGGCTGAAGGTGATCCGCGAGACCACCGACGGTTTTCGCATCGCCGAGGAAGATCTGAAGCTGCGCGGCGAAGGCGATGTGCTCGGTGTGCGCCAGAGCGGCCTGCCTGGCTACCGCATCGCCCGCTCGGAGGTGCACGGCCAGCTCATCACCCAGGCCCGCGACGAGGCGCTGCGCATCCTCAAGGACGATCCAAAGCTCAAGGGCGAGCGCGGCGAGGCGCTGCGGTGCCTGCTGTATCTCTACGAGCGGGATGAGGCGATCCCGCTGATCGGGGCGGGTTAG
- the panE gene encoding 2-dehydropantoate 2-reductase: MRVLVIGAGALGGYYGARLVRAGGDVTFLVRTGRAEQLRRNGLQVVSPHGDFAVQPKVILANHLKETFDVVLVGVKSYSLDEAMAQFAPAVGAQTMILPILNGLKHVDALTARFGAAQVLGGLANVSAGLDADGRVVQFMANQTIVFGEIQGSLSERVLALETLLHVPGIDVRASEAIMQDMWEKFVQLSTLAGITCLMRASIGDILAVPNGEQSIFRLFAECCAVATASGFEPRAPFIEFDRKLFTILDSPLKASMLRDIERGSITEAEHILGDMANRARALDIDTPLLDLARAHLAAYEIGRQRAAS, encoded by the coding sequence ATGAGAGTGCTCGTCATCGGCGCGGGAGCGCTTGGAGGCTATTACGGAGCGCGCCTGGTCCGAGCCGGCGGCGACGTGACCTTTCTGGTGCGGACCGGGCGTGCGGAGCAATTGCGGCGGAATGGATTGCAGGTCGTGAGCCCGCACGGCGATTTCGCCGTGCAGCCGAAGGTCATCCTGGCCAACCATCTCAAGGAAACCTTCGACGTCGTGCTCGTCGGGGTGAAATCCTACTCGCTCGACGAGGCGATGGCCCAGTTTGCCCCGGCGGTTGGTGCCCAAACGATGATTTTGCCGATCCTCAACGGGTTGAAACATGTCGACGCCCTGACTGCGCGGTTCGGCGCCGCTCAGGTTCTCGGCGGGCTCGCGAACGTCAGTGCCGGGCTCGATGCGGACGGCCGTGTCGTTCAGTTCATGGCCAATCAGACCATCGTCTTCGGCGAGATCCAGGGTTCGTTGAGCGAGCGCGTGCTCGCGCTGGAGACGCTGCTGCATGTGCCCGGTATCGACGTGCGCGCCAGCGAAGCGATCATGCAGGACATGTGGGAGAAATTCGTCCAGCTCTCGACGCTCGCCGGCATCACCTGCCTGATGCGTGCAAGCATCGGAGACATTCTGGCCGTGCCGAACGGCGAGCAATCCATCTTCCGCCTGTTCGCCGAATGCTGCGCCGTCGCGACGGCCTCGGGTTTCGAGCCGCGAGCGCCTTTCATCGAGTTTGACCGGAAGCTGTTCACGATCCTGGACTCCCCGCTCAAGGCCTCGATGCTGCGGGACATCGAGCGCGGCTCGATTACCGAGGCGGAGCACATCCTCGGCGATATGGCCAACCGGGCCCGTGCGCTTGATATCGACACGCCCTTGCTGGATCTCGCCCGGGCGCATCTGGCGGCTTATGAGATTGGGCGGCAGAGAGCGGCCAGCTAA
- a CDS encoding NAD(P)-dependent oxidoreductase codes for MSKTIAILAPGAMGSAVARRLGEHGARVLTSLKGRSEATRKRAADAGMIGAEDDAIADADIILSIVPPGEAVALAERLAGLIVRREKKPVVVDCNAVNVDTVMRIEEIIGSAQARFVDAGIIGFPPQPGGKSPAFYMSGEHAKDVALLKDFGLDVRIVEGPVGAASALKMSYAGIVKGLVGIGSAMVVAATKAGAADALRDELALSQPAVLARLEVALPDMIPKAYRWVAEMREISGFLGPDHPASQVYEGFARWFEHLADDAKGEAADTDLMKAFAARIAQKKS; via the coding sequence ATGTCCAAAACCATTGCGATCCTCGCGCCCGGTGCCATGGGCAGTGCCGTGGCCCGCCGTCTCGGCGAGCACGGTGCGCGCGTGCTGACGTCGTTGAAAGGACGGAGCGAGGCGACGCGCAAACGCGCGGCGGATGCCGGCATGATCGGCGCCGAGGACGACGCGATCGCGGACGCCGACATCATCCTCTCGATCGTGCCGCCGGGCGAAGCCGTGGCGCTCGCCGAGCGGCTTGCCGGGCTGATCGTCCGGCGCGAGAAGAAGCCGGTCGTGGTCGATTGCAATGCCGTCAACGTCGATACCGTGATGAGGATCGAGGAGATCATCGGCTCGGCACAGGCGCGGTTCGTCGATGCCGGCATCATCGGGTTCCCGCCCCAGCCCGGCGGCAAGAGCCCGGCCTTCTACATGTCCGGCGAGCACGCTAAGGACGTCGCCCTGCTGAAGGATTTCGGGCTCGACGTGCGGATCGTCGAAGGGCCGGTCGGTGCCGCGTCCGCGCTCAAAATGTCCTATGCCGGGATCGTCAAGGGTCTCGTCGGGATCGGCTCGGCGATGGTGGTCGCGGCAACGAAAGCGGGGGCTGCGGATGCGCTGCGCGACGAACTCGCACTCAGCCAGCCCGCGGTTCTGGCCCGGCTCGAAGTCGCGCTGCCGGACATGATTCCGAAAGCCTATCGCTGGGTTGCGGAGATGCGGGAGATTTCCGGCTTTCTCGGCCCCGATCATCCAGCCAGCCAGGTTTACGAAGGCTTTGCGCGTTGGTTCGAGCATCTCGCTGACGACGCGAAAGGCGAGGCGGCGGATACCGACCTGATGAAGGCATTCGCCGCGCGTATCGCGCAGAAGAAATCCTGA
- a CDS encoding DUF502 domain-containing protein, with protein sequence MTPRDDAPAPLDPTPEPHTGLIGRFRNYFLTGLVVTGPVAITFYLVWWFVTWVDGVVRPFVPLAYRPETYMPYVIPGWGLIVAFFTLTLVGFLAANLIGRTLVDVGETFLGRIPAVRAIYRGLKQVFETLFSGKGSSFRKVGLVEFPSPGMWSIVLISQSPNEDVSRSLPGQEEHVSVFLPCSPNPTTGFFFYVPKSKIVEVDMSTEDAATLIMSAGVVQPGSAPDPKKAAALAGMANAARIANASAALQPQPAKVE encoded by the coding sequence ATGACCCCCCGTGACGATGCGCCTGCGCCTCTTGATCCCACGCCGGAGCCGCATACCGGCCTGATAGGCCGCTTCCGCAATTATTTTCTCACCGGTCTCGTGGTGACGGGACCGGTTGCGATCACCTTTTATCTGGTTTGGTGGTTCGTCACCTGGGTTGATGGCGTGGTGCGGCCGTTCGTGCCGCTGGCCTATCGGCCTGAAACCTACATGCCGTACGTCATCCCCGGCTGGGGACTGATCGTCGCATTCTTCACGCTGACTCTGGTCGGCTTCCTCGCGGCCAATTTGATCGGCCGGACGCTGGTCGATGTCGGCGAGACCTTCCTCGGCCGCATCCCGGCGGTGCGCGCCATCTACCGCGGCCTGAAGCAGGTGTTCGAGACTCTGTTCTCGGGCAAGGGCTCGAGCTTCCGCAAAGTCGGTCTGGTCGAGTTTCCCTCGCCGGGCATGTGGTCGATCGTGCTGATCTCGCAATCGCCGAACGAGGACGTCTCCCGCAGCCTGCCGGGTCAGGAGGAGCACGTCTCGGTGTTCCTGCCGTGTTCGCCGAACCCGACGACCGGCTTCTTCTTCTACGTGCCCAAGAGCAAGATCGTCGAGGTCGACATGAGCACCGAGGACGCCGCGACGCTGATCATGTCGGCCGGCGTGGTGCAGCCGGGTTCGGCGCCCGACCCGAAGAAGGCGGCGGCGCTGGCGGGCATGGCGAATGCCGCGCGTATTGCCAACGCCTCGGCTGCGCTGCAGCCCCAGCCTGCGAAGGTGGAGTAG
- the glmS gene encoding glutamine--fructose-6-phosphate transaminase (isomerizing) — translation MCGIVGILGREPVAEQLVDSLKRLEYRGYDSAGVATLEGKHLERRRAEGKLKNLEKRLEAEPLKGTTGIGHTRWATHGKPTVNNAHPHATERVAVVHNGIIENFRELREELETKGTVFHTQTDTEIVLHLVDDLLTRGNKPVEAVKLTLARLRGAFALGFIFAGEDDLMIGARNGPPLAIGYGDGEMYLGSDAIALGPFTDTISYLEDGDWVVLTHTSASIFDKDGHAVQREKTKHAASTSLVDKANYRHFMAKEIHEQPEVVGHTLARYVDMATERVSLPVKLPFDLKNIQRINITACGTASYAGFVAKYWFERFARVPVEVDVASEFRYREAPLRKGDLAIFISQSGETADTLAALRYAKAQGVHTVAVVNVPTSTIARESETVLPTLAGPEIGVASTKAFTCQLMVLANLAIAAGKARGELSDEDETKLVHGLVEIPRLMSDALTTELQIEKLAREIAKSRDVLYLGRGTSFPLALEGALKLKEISYIHAEGYAAGELKHGPIALIDETMPVVVIAPYDRVFEKTVSNMQEVAARGGKIILMTDAKGAAEATVESLVTIVMPDMAAAFTPMVYAVPVQLLAYHTAVIMGTDVDQPRNLAKSVTVE, via the coding sequence ATGTGCGGGATTGTCGGCATTCTCGGGCGCGAACCGGTTGCAGAGCAATTGGTGGATTCGCTCAAACGTCTTGAATATCGCGGCTATGATTCCGCGGGCGTCGCCACGCTTGAAGGCAAGCATCTCGAGCGCCGCCGCGCCGAGGGCAAGCTGAAGAATCTGGAGAAGCGGCTGGAAGCCGAGCCGCTCAAGGGCACGACCGGAATCGGTCACACCCGTTGGGCCACCCACGGCAAGCCGACCGTGAACAATGCGCACCCGCACGCGACCGAGCGTGTCGCCGTCGTTCACAACGGCATCATCGAGAATTTCCGCGAGCTGCGCGAGGAACTCGAGACGAAAGGCACGGTGTTCCACACCCAGACCGACACCGAGATCGTGCTGCATCTCGTCGACGATCTGCTCACGCGCGGCAACAAGCCGGTGGAAGCGGTGAAATTGACATTGGCGCGTCTGCGCGGCGCGTTCGCGCTCGGCTTCATCTTCGCCGGCGAGGACGATTTGATGATCGGCGCCCGCAATGGTCCGCCGCTCGCGATCGGCTATGGTGACGGCGAGATGTATCTCGGCTCCGACGCCATCGCGCTCGGGCCGTTCACCGACACGATCAGCTATCTCGAGGACGGCGACTGGGTCGTGCTGACCCATACGAGCGCTTCGATCTTCGACAAGGACGGGCATGCCGTCCAGCGCGAGAAGACCAAGCACGCCGCCTCGACCTCGCTGGTCGACAAGGCCAATTACCGCCACTTCATGGCCAAGGAGATCCACGAGCAGCCGGAAGTGGTCGGCCACACGCTGGCACGCTATGTCGACATGGCGACCGAGCGGGTCTCGCTGCCGGTCAAGCTGCCGTTCGACCTCAAGAATATCCAGCGCATCAACATCACGGCCTGCGGCACCGCGAGCTACGCCGGGTTCGTCGCAAAATACTGGTTCGAGCGTTTCGCGCGCGTGCCGGTCGAGGTCGATGTCGCCTCCGAATTCCGCTACCGCGAGGCGCCCTTGCGCAAGGGTGATCTCGCCATCTTCATCTCGCAGTCGGGCGAGACCGCCGACACCCTGGCCGCGCTGCGCTACGCCAAGGCCCAGGGTGTGCACACGGTGGCCGTCGTCAACGTGCCGACCTCGACGATCGCGCGCGAGAGCGAGACCGTGCTGCCAACGCTGGCCGGCCCCGAGATCGGCGTCGCCTCGACCAAGGCCTTCACCTGCCAGCTCATGGTGCTGGCAAATCTTGCGATCGCGGCCGGCAAGGCCCGTGGCGAACTGTCCGACGAGGACGAGACCAAGCTCGTCCACGGGCTCGTCGAGATCCCGCGTTTGATGTCGGATGCGCTCACCACCGAACTCCAGATCGAAAAGCTGGCGCGCGAGATCGCGAAATCGCGCGACGTGCTCTATCTCGGCCGCGGCACCAGCTTTCCGCTCGCGCTCGAAGGCGCGTTGAAGCTGAAGGAGATCTCCTACATCCACGCCGAGGGCTATGCCGCCGGCGAGCTCAAGCACGGCCCGATCGCGCTGATCGACGAGACCATGCCCGTCGTCGTCATCGCGCCCTACGACCGGGTGTTCGAAAAGACCGTCTCCAACATGCAGGAGGTTGCCGCCCGCGGCGGCAAGATCATCCTGATGACCGACGCCAAAGGCGCGGCGGAGGCAACCGTCGAGTCCCTCGTCACCATCGTCATGCCTGACATGGCGGCGGCGTTCACGCCGATGGTCTATGCCGTCCCCGTTCAGCTGCTCGCCTATCATACGGCGGTCATCATGGGGACCGACGTCGACCAGCCGCGCAATCTCGCGAAATCCGTGACGGTGGAATAG